A single region of the Solwaraspora sp. WMMD791 genome encodes:
- a CDS encoding DivIVA domain-containing protein has translation MRRLLHLLLFPRRTRRQARLLADLAAQARPPAPGRHGRNTAGHRYVGAARPSISPSQVRDRWFSERTRRGCDPTEVRAFLHLVADELTAVRAELAATRDENVRIKQALRDWQSQQFQAAS, from the coding sequence ATGCGTCGACTTCTGCACCTTCTGCTGTTTCCTCGGCGTACCCGCCGACAGGCCCGGCTGCTCGCGGACCTCGCCGCCCAGGCGCGGCCGCCGGCCCCGGGGCGGCACGGGCGCAACACCGCCGGCCACCGCTACGTCGGTGCGGCGCGGCCGTCGATCAGCCCCAGCCAGGTCCGGGACCGCTGGTTCAGTGAGCGCACCCGGCGCGGTTGCGACCCGACCGAGGTACGGGCCTTCCTGCACCTGGTCGCCGACGAGTTGACGGCGGTGCGGGCGGAGCTGGCGGCTACGCGCGACGAGAACGTACGGATCAAGCAGGCGTTGCGGGACTGGCAGTCGCAGCAGTTCCAAGCGGCGTCCTGA
- a CDS encoding GntR family transcriptional regulator, which yields MIVIDAASPTPPYEQLRAQLAKQIQDRSLAVGTRLPTVRRLAADLGLAVNTVGRAYRELEEAGLIETRGRAGSFVSAAGDQALEQARRAARDYATIISRVGIDPAEAVRIVQAALAHPSPP from the coding sequence ATGATCGTCATCGACGCCGCTTCGCCGACGCCGCCGTACGAGCAGCTGCGGGCCCAACTGGCGAAGCAGATCCAGGACCGGTCGCTGGCTGTCGGCACCCGGTTGCCGACGGTCCGCCGGCTCGCCGCCGACCTCGGTCTCGCCGTGAACACGGTCGGTCGGGCGTACCGGGAGTTGGAGGAGGCCGGCCTGATCGAGACCCGGGGGCGCGCCGGCTCGTTCGTCTCGGCCGCCGGTGACCAGGCCCTCGAACAGGCCCGCCGCGCCGCCCGCGACTACGCCACGATCATCAGCCGGGTCGGCATCGACCCGGCCGAGGCGGTCCGGATCGTCCAGGCGGCCCTGGCCCACCCGTCTCCACCGTAG
- a CDS encoding class I SAM-dependent methyltransferase, with the protein MTGHRRHAMLEQLRRAYDTGAAARDQRPKSAWKLAERSAFGKRLVRHGARSLLEIGAGTGQDSRYFQEQGFDVVATDLTPAMVAACRAKGLDARLMDVLAMDFPVASFDAVYTMNCLLHVPNADLPAALTAVGDVLRPGGLFFLGVYGGDGGEGVADWDDHDPPRFFSMRTDEQIRRYATDVFDLVDFHTLVVDGGFRFQSLTLRRPATVELSGTPGVAR; encoded by the coding sequence ATGACGGGCCACCGCCGCCACGCGATGCTGGAGCAGCTGCGCCGGGCGTACGACACCGGCGCGGCCGCCCGCGACCAGCGTCCGAAGTCGGCGTGGAAGCTCGCCGAGCGATCCGCGTTCGGCAAACGGCTGGTGCGGCACGGGGCCCGGTCCCTGCTGGAGATCGGTGCGGGCACCGGCCAGGACAGCCGGTACTTCCAGGAGCAGGGCTTCGACGTGGTCGCCACCGACCTCACCCCGGCGATGGTCGCCGCCTGCCGGGCGAAGGGGCTCGACGCCCGGCTGATGGACGTCCTGGCCATGGACTTCCCGGTGGCGTCGTTCGACGCGGTCTACACGATGAACTGCCTGCTGCACGTGCCGAACGCCGACCTGCCGGCCGCCCTGACCGCGGTCGGAGACGTGCTGCGGCCGGGCGGGCTGTTCTTCCTCGGCGTCTACGGCGGCGACGGCGGCGAGGGCGTCGCCGACTGGGACGACCACGACCCGCCCCGATTCTTCTCGATGCGCACCGACGAGCAGATCCGGCGGTACGCCACCGACGTCTTCGACCTCGTCGACTTCCATACCCTCGTCGTCGACGGCGGTTTCCGCTTCCAGTCGTTGACCCTGCGCCGCCCGGCCACGGTGGAGCTATCCGGAACGCCTGGGGTTGCCCGATGA
- a CDS encoding glycoside hydrolase family 11 protein translates to MSETPDVRSASSRRGHTRLTVGVACTAILTLLITAPVTSAHADTTYAGTRADTTHVGAHLDTTHATQLPPDRPVITSNQTGTHDGYFYAYWKDAGNATMTLGPQGQYSAHWDGVNNWLGGKGWATGHRRTFNYCATFHPGGVSFLSLYGYTTSPIAEYYVVENWGTWRPTGTAMGTVVSEGSTYDIYRQILGVGITPYYRYYSVRQQPRSSGTINTGDHFDAWARAGLNLDAPMGYMIMATEGYQSNGRSSVTVDSDTTRPKRCTPSPNGSAHSQ, encoded by the coding sequence ATGAGCGAGACACCCGACGTGAGGTCGGCGAGCAGTCGGCGCGGCCACACCAGACTTACTGTCGGCGTCGCCTGCACCGCGATCCTGACGCTCCTGATAACAGCGCCGGTCACCAGCGCCCACGCAGACACGACGTACGCCGGCACACGCGCCGATACGACGCACGTCGGTGCCCACCTCGACACGACGCACGCGACACAGCTGCCGCCCGACCGCCCGGTCATCACCTCCAATCAGACCGGCACCCACGACGGCTACTTCTACGCCTACTGGAAGGACGCCGGCAACGCCACCATGACCTTGGGCCCGCAAGGCCAGTACAGCGCTCACTGGGACGGCGTCAACAACTGGCTCGGCGGCAAAGGCTGGGCGACCGGTCATCGCCGGACCTTCAACTACTGCGCGACCTTCCACCCGGGCGGCGTCTCGTTCCTCTCGCTCTACGGCTACACGACATCACCGATTGCCGAGTACTACGTCGTCGAGAACTGGGGCACCTGGCGGCCCACCGGTACGGCGATGGGCACCGTCGTCAGCGAGGGCAGCACCTACGACATCTACCGACAGATTCTCGGCGTCGGCATCACGCCGTACTACCGCTACTACAGCGTCCGGCAGCAGCCGCGGTCCAGCGGAACGATCAACACCGGCGACCATTTCGACGCATGGGCCCGCGCCGGCCTGAACCTCGATGCACCCATGGGTTACATGATCATGGCGACCGAGGGCTACCAGAGCAACGGACGATCCAGCGTCACGGTCGACAGCGACACCACCAGGCCGAAGCGGTGCACTCCCAGCCCGAACGGTTCCGCGCACTCCCAATAG
- a CDS encoding helix-turn-helix transcriptional regulator has translation MTTNGVPRILKFLRTLNGGMTQEQLAQRLSVSTSLIAKFETARQIPLPDTAVQIDEVFGSGTLVQETADDARRAVPPDWFQPWPEYEAEAEMLRWYEPTYVPGLLQTEAYARAVLAVGMHAPEVAEQRLAHRLARQTTVFDRKTPPVASFIVDEAALRRGDPVVMKEQLLHLVEMSRRDRLLLHVVPLDAGLYAGQSGNFILATLPDGATVAYAENPLDGRTYEEPAKVAAFVNAWEAIRSVALPRDASRDLIARMAEEL, from the coding sequence GTGACCACCAACGGGGTTCCCCGCATCCTCAAGTTCCTCCGTACGCTCAACGGCGGCATGACCCAGGAGCAGTTGGCGCAGCGGCTGAGCGTCTCCACCTCGCTGATCGCCAAGTTCGAGACGGCCCGGCAGATCCCGCTGCCGGACACCGCCGTGCAGATCGACGAGGTCTTCGGCAGCGGCACGCTGGTGCAGGAGACCGCCGACGACGCCCGCCGGGCCGTCCCGCCGGACTGGTTCCAGCCCTGGCCGGAGTACGAGGCCGAGGCCGAGATGCTGCGCTGGTACGAGCCGACCTACGTCCCTGGGCTGTTGCAGACCGAGGCGTACGCCCGCGCGGTGCTCGCTGTCGGCATGCATGCGCCGGAGGTGGCCGAGCAGCGGTTGGCCCACCGGCTCGCCCGCCAGACGACCGTCTTCGACCGCAAGACGCCGCCGGTCGCCTCGTTCATCGTCGACGAGGCCGCGCTGCGCCGGGGCGACCCGGTGGTGATGAAGGAGCAGCTGCTGCACCTGGTGGAGATGTCGCGGCGTGACCGGCTGCTGCTGCACGTGGTGCCGCTCGACGCAGGGCTCTACGCCGGACAATCCGGCAACTTCATCCTGGCCACACTGCCGGACGGGGCGACGGTGGCCTATGCGGAGAATCCGTTGGACGGCCGCACCTACGAGGAGCCGGCGAAGGTCGCCGCCTTCGTCAACGCATGGGAGGCGATACGCTCGGTGGCACTGCCCCGGGACGCGTCCCGGGACCTGATCGCGAGGATGGCGGAAGAGCTATGA
- a CDS encoding VOC family protein — translation MASVKQFQVTFDCAQPERVARFWCEVLGYVVPPPPPGFTSWTEFDQALPPERQGSAFACVDPTGVGPRLFFQRVPEGKTVKNRLHLDVRVGTGLAGDERVAALEAECARLVALGAVRVRLLHADGFNESCLVMHDVEGNEFCLD, via the coding sequence ATGGCGTCGGTCAAGCAGTTCCAGGTCACCTTCGACTGCGCGCAGCCGGAGCGCGTCGCCCGCTTCTGGTGCGAGGTGCTGGGGTACGTCGTTCCGCCACCGCCGCCGGGGTTCACCTCCTGGACGGAGTTCGATCAGGCACTGCCGCCGGAGCGCCAGGGCTCGGCGTTCGCCTGCGTGGACCCGACCGGGGTCGGCCCGCGACTGTTCTTCCAGCGGGTCCCCGAAGGCAAGACCGTCAAGAACCGGCTGCATCTCGACGTACGGGTCGGCACCGGGCTCGCGGGGGACGAGCGGGTCGCCGCGCTCGAAGCCGAATGCGCCCGGTTGGTCGCGCTCGGCGCGGTACGCGTACGACTGCTGCACGCAGACGGCTTCAACGAGTCGTGCCTGGTGATGCACGACGTCGAGGGCAACGAGTTCTGCCTCGACTGA
- a CDS encoding DUF2809 domain-containing protein, whose protein sequence is MTDHRWRVRLAGLAAAGGFLAIALGIRVLASGDGVLDSSGTLQQHSGTALYASMVYAGVFVLVPRVAPVVAGAVAVAFCWLVELFQLTGIPAELSARSVIARLVLGVQFDATDLAWYVIGVLPLVVSHLAIDRWRRHRRNQQPTAAGTAHR, encoded by the coding sequence ATGACGGATCACCGGTGGCGGGTGCGGCTGGCAGGGCTGGCCGCCGCTGGCGGGTTTCTCGCGATCGCCCTCGGCATCCGGGTGTTGGCCAGTGGGGACGGGGTGCTGGACAGCTCCGGCACGCTGCAGCAGCACTCCGGCACCGCCCTGTACGCGTCGATGGTCTACGCCGGAGTGTTCGTCCTCGTTCCCCGGGTCGCGCCGGTCGTCGCCGGGGCGGTCGCGGTCGCCTTCTGCTGGCTCGTCGAGCTGTTCCAGCTGACCGGGATCCCGGCGGAGCTGTCCGCACGCAGTGTCATCGCACGGCTGGTGCTGGGCGTCCAGTTCGACGCCACCGACCTGGCGTGGTACGTCATCGGCGTACTGCCGTTGGTCGTCTCGCACCTCGCCATCGACCGCTGGCGGCGGCACCGCCGCAACCAGCAACCGACGGCCGCCGGCACCGCCCACAGGTAG
- a CDS encoding xanthine dehydrogenase family protein subunit M: MRAYTYSRVRAVREAIADAGPDTAFLAGGTTLVDLMKLDVLTPQRIVDINRLPLRDIRLDHDGLHLGALARMSDVAADRAVRRDYPVIAQALELSASAQLRNMASIGGNLLQRTRCGYFRDVTTGCNKREPGSGCPALTGVNRTHAILGTSDACVATHPSDLAVALVALDARVHLLGARGARTVPLHTFYVLPGSTPHVENTLRPGELVTGVTVPRSPWAPHSRYLKIRDRQSYEFALTSAAVAVEWRGRIIRQARVAVGGVGTVPWRLPAVERALAGRRADAGTFEAAARLAADGARPLAHNGFKPVLLERTVLRALTELAEDR, encoded by the coding sequence ATGCGGGCGTACACGTACAGCCGGGTGCGTGCGGTCCGCGAGGCGATCGCGGACGCCGGCCCCGACACGGCCTTCCTCGCCGGCGGCACGACCCTGGTCGACCTGATGAAGCTCGACGTGCTGACGCCGCAGCGGATCGTGGACATCAACCGGCTGCCGCTGCGCGACATCAGACTCGACCACGACGGACTGCACCTCGGCGCCCTCGCCCGGATGAGCGACGTCGCCGCCGACCGTGCCGTGCGCCGCGACTATCCGGTCATCGCCCAGGCGCTGGAGCTGAGCGCCTCCGCGCAGCTGCGCAACATGGCGAGCATCGGTGGGAACCTGCTGCAGCGGACCCGGTGCGGCTACTTTCGCGACGTCACCACCGGCTGCAACAAACGGGAGCCGGGAAGCGGCTGCCCGGCTCTGACCGGCGTCAACCGTACGCATGCGATCCTCGGCACCAGCGACGCCTGCGTCGCGACCCACCCCAGCGATCTGGCCGTCGCGTTGGTGGCGCTCGACGCCAGGGTGCATCTGCTCGGCGCGCGAGGCGCGCGGACGGTGCCGCTCCACACCTTCTACGTCCTGCCCGGCAGCACCCCGCATGTCGAGAACACGCTGCGACCGGGCGAGCTCGTCACCGGTGTCACCGTGCCCCGGTCGCCGTGGGCGCCGCACTCCCGCTACCTGAAGATCCGCGACCGTCAGTCGTACGAGTTCGCCCTCACCTCGGCGGCGGTCGCCGTCGAATGGCGCGGCCGGATCATCAGGCAGGCGCGGGTGGCGGTCGGCGGGGTCGGCACGGTTCCGTGGCGGCTGCCGGCGGTGGAACGGGCCCTGGCGGGCCGGCGGGCCGATGCCGGGACGTTCGAGGCGGCGGCCCGGCTCGCCGCCGACGGTGCCCGGCCACTGGCCCACAACGGGTTCAAACCGGTGCTGCTGGAACGCACCGTGCTCCGGGCCCTCACCGAACTGGCGGAGGACCGGTGA
- a CDS encoding VOC family protein: MPRRSRRQLSWPSVKQFQVTFDCAQPERVARFWCEVLGYVVPPPPPGFTSWTEFDQALPPERQGSAFACVDPTGVGPRLFFQRVPEGKTAKNRLHLDVRVGTGLAGDERVAALEAECARLVALGAVRVESLFADGFDESCLVMRDIEGNEFCLD; the protein is encoded by the coding sequence CTGCCGCGCAGGTCGCGCCGGCAGCTATCCTGGCCGTCGGTCAAGCAGTTCCAGGTCACCTTCGACTGCGCGCAGCCGGAGCGCGTCGCCCGCTTCTGGTGCGAGGTGCTGGGGTACGTCGTTCCGCCACCGCCGCCGGGGTTCACCTCCTGGACGGAGTTCGATCAGGCACTGCCGCCGGAGCGCCAGGGCTCGGCGTTCGCCTGCGTGGACCCGACCGGGGTCGGCCCGCGACTGTTCTTCCAGCGGGTCCCCGAAGGCAAGACCGCCAAGAACCGGCTGCATCTCGACGTACGGGTCGGCACCGGGCTCGCGGGGGACGAGCGGGTCGCCGCGCTCGAAGCCGAATGCGCCCGGTTGGTCGCGCTCGGCGCGGTACGGGTGGAATCGCTGTTTGCAGATGGTTTCGACGAGTCGTGCCTTGTTATGCGCGACATCGAGGGAAATGAGTTCTGCCTCGATTGA
- a CDS encoding XdhC/CoxI family protein: MLELAAELLDRVRSGTPYVVATVTSVQGSAPRRPGSSLVVDADGAVLGNVSGGCVDSAVVQACQEMLRSDRSPRNLEFGYTDDDAIGVGLTCGGTIGIFLRHHDPRAEPDLAAEPDLESAYADATRDAPVAVATVVRGPRSDLGRMIVVRPGRPHEGTLGDERRDEVAAAHVTDALQTGTSGTVDIGVADSHRREPSTLLVECHTPAPRLLVFGAIDHAAALAQVGAFLGYRVTVCDARATFATPARFPYADEVVVDWPHRHLQTQHLDGRAAICVLTHDPKFDVPLLTAALRLPVGYVGAMGSRRTHEQRLVRLREAGLTEHELGRLHSPIGLDLGARTPQETALSIAAEIVAQRLGGSGAPLRSGIARPRSTSRSQESR, translated from the coding sequence ATGCTTGAACTTGCCGCCGAGCTGCTGGACCGCGTCCGCAGCGGGACACCGTACGTGGTTGCCACCGTGACGTCGGTGCAGGGCAGCGCACCCCGCCGGCCCGGCTCGTCGCTGGTCGTCGACGCCGACGGCGCGGTGCTGGGCAACGTCTCCGGCGGCTGCGTCGACTCCGCCGTCGTCCAGGCATGTCAGGAGATGCTGCGATCCGACCGCAGCCCGAGGAACCTCGAGTTCGGGTACACCGACGACGACGCCATCGGGGTCGGTCTGACCTGCGGCGGCACGATCGGCATCTTCCTGCGCCACCACGATCCGCGTGCCGAGCCCGACCTCGCTGCCGAGCCCGACCTCGAATCGGCGTACGCCGACGCGACGCGCGACGCGCCGGTCGCCGTCGCGACGGTCGTACGCGGCCCGCGGAGCGACCTCGGCCGGATGATCGTGGTCCGACCGGGGCGGCCCCACGAAGGAACTCTCGGTGACGAACGGCGCGATGAGGTGGCCGCCGCCCACGTGACCGACGCGCTGCAGACCGGGACCAGCGGGACCGTGGACATCGGGGTGGCGGACAGTCACCGCCGGGAGCCGTCGACCCTGCTGGTCGAGTGCCACACCCCGGCACCACGGCTGCTCGTCTTCGGGGCGATCGACCATGCGGCGGCGCTGGCCCAGGTGGGTGCCTTCCTCGGCTACCGGGTGACCGTCTGCGACGCGCGGGCCACCTTCGCCACACCCGCCCGGTTCCCGTACGCAGACGAGGTCGTCGTCGACTGGCCGCACCGCCACCTGCAGACCCAGCACCTCGACGGCAGGGCGGCGATCTGCGTACTCACGCACGACCCGAAGTTCGACGTACCGCTGCTCACCGCCGCCCTGCGACTGCCGGTCGGCTACGTCGGGGCGATGGGGTCACGGCGTACCCACGAACAGCGGCTGGTACGGCTGCGCGAGGCCGGCCTGACCGAGCACGAGCTGGGCCGGCTGCACTCGCCGATCGGGCTCGACCTTGGTGCCCGTACCCCGCAGGAAACGGCGCTGTCGATCGCGGCGGAGATCGTCGCGCAGCGGCTCGGCGGTTCCGGGGCACCGCTGCGCAGCGGCATCGCCCGACCCCGGTCCACCTCTCGCAGTCAGGAGTCACGATGA
- a CDS encoding (2Fe-2S)-binding protein, whose protein sequence is MVNGEPVSVQVDPRDTLLDTLRERLELTGTKKGCDRGQCGACTVHVDGRRVLSCLTLAATVDRREVRTIEGLARGDRLHPMQQAFIECDGLQCGFCTPGQIMSAVAMVDEGPARSDDEIRERMSGNICRCSCYPFIVEAIREAQKVMR, encoded by the coding sequence ATGGTCAACGGCGAGCCGGTCTCGGTCCAGGTCGACCCTCGGGACACCCTACTCGACACGCTCCGTGAACGACTGGAGCTCACCGGCACGAAGAAGGGCTGCGACCGTGGCCAGTGCGGGGCGTGCACCGTACACGTCGACGGCCGGCGGGTGCTGTCCTGCCTGACGCTGGCGGCCACGGTCGACCGGCGCGAGGTCCGGACGATCGAGGGCCTGGCCCGGGGCGACCGGCTGCATCCGATGCAGCAGGCGTTCATCGAGTGCGACGGCCTGCAGTGCGGATTCTGCACACCGGGGCAGATCATGTCGGCGGTCGCGATGGTCGACGAGGGGCCCGCCCGTTCCGACGACGAGATCCGCGAACGGATGTCGGGCAACATCTGTCGGTGCAGCTGCTACCCGTTCATCGTCGAGGCGATCCGCGAAGCGCAGAAGGTGATGCGCTGA
- a CDS encoding xanthine dehydrogenase family protein molybdopterin-binding subunit gives MTVSPLGRDIDRVDGRPKVTGAARYSADHPAAGPAATLAHAHLVTSTIARGSIIAMDTTAARDAPGVIEVYSPFNPLGIQPVPGAGENYAPLQDTRVRFRGQIIGMVVAETPAQAREAAGLITTTYDEQRPRTSFADEPRVPAAVGPGHPPASVTVLAPGVASIEAAFAASDVVVEASFHQPTQHAVPMEPHAVLAEWNSDHTQLTLYSGAQLPHIAALGAAIRLGIPPTGVRVITPYVGGGFGSRVIPWYDVPMAAAAARQLNRPVRLVLPREQLFTVIGHRSAVDQTVKLGASSDGVLNAVSHTSDAVMPFVGYWSMRPAIETSAVLYKTPNLHFDERQVLLDVPPTCAMRAPNEAPGAFALETAMDELAVATGVDPVELRLRNYATTAPGADLTWSSKYLDDCYRIGARRFGWSARRAQPRSRVDGQWLVGMGMATAIYPGRRIPDPVQVRVRLFDDGTALVSSATADLGTGATTLLAITGAHELGIPMRRVRPELGDTALPQGAPAVGSMATASTVPAVEAAVHAAVAELIQVAVTDPQSPWHGANSEELTYEKGQLRGKGRSMPFERLLTTVGRRNVEATATVQPGPEASQYEFHSFGAHFCEVRVNRYTGEPRVTRFTTVADIGRVVNAQAARSQIVGGVIFGIGHALLEDNPLELDTGRLAASNLADYMVPVNADIPVIDVHFIDRPDPVVNGLGARGVGELGTVGSAAAIGNAIYNATGIRVRDLPITLDKLL, from the coding sequence ATGACCGTCTCCCCGCTCGGCCGCGACATCGACCGCGTCGACGGTCGACCGAAAGTCACCGGCGCCGCCCGGTACTCGGCCGACCACCCGGCTGCCGGTCCGGCCGCCACGCTGGCCCATGCCCACCTGGTCACCAGCACCATCGCGCGAGGTTCGATCATCGCGATGGACACCACGGCGGCGCGCGACGCCCCGGGCGTGATCGAGGTGTACAGCCCGTTCAATCCACTCGGGATCCAGCCGGTGCCCGGTGCCGGGGAGAACTATGCCCCCTTGCAGGACACCCGGGTCCGGTTCCGGGGGCAGATCATCGGCATGGTCGTCGCCGAGACCCCCGCGCAGGCGCGGGAGGCCGCCGGGCTGATCACCACGACCTACGACGAGCAACGGCCTCGTACGTCGTTCGCCGACGAGCCTCGCGTTCCGGCCGCCGTGGGGCCGGGCCACCCCCCGGCGAGCGTCACCGTCCTCGCCCCGGGTGTCGCCTCGATCGAGGCGGCGTTCGCTGCCAGTGACGTGGTGGTGGAGGCATCCTTCCATCAGCCGACGCAGCATGCCGTCCCGATGGAGCCCCATGCCGTTCTCGCCGAGTGGAACAGCGACCACACCCAGCTGACGTTGTACAGCGGTGCGCAGTTGCCCCACATCGCCGCCCTGGGGGCAGCCATCCGACTCGGTATCCCGCCGACCGGGGTGCGGGTGATCACCCCGTACGTCGGTGGCGGTTTCGGCAGCCGGGTGATTCCGTGGTACGACGTCCCCATGGCCGCTGCCGCCGCCCGTCAGCTGAACCGTCCGGTCCGGCTGGTCCTGCCCCGGGAGCAGCTCTTCACCGTGATCGGCCACCGCAGTGCGGTCGACCAGACGGTCAAGCTGGGCGCTTCCTCGGACGGCGTCCTCAACGCGGTGAGTCACACCAGCGACGCCGTGATGCCGTTCGTCGGCTACTGGTCGATGCGGCCGGCCATCGAGACCTCGGCCGTGCTGTACAAGACCCCGAACCTGCATTTCGACGAGCGGCAGGTCCTGCTCGACGTGCCGCCGACCTGCGCGATGCGGGCACCCAACGAGGCGCCCGGGGCCTTCGCGCTGGAGACCGCGATGGACGAACTCGCCGTCGCCACCGGCGTCGACCCGGTCGAGTTGCGGCTGCGCAACTATGCGACCACCGCGCCCGGCGCGGATCTGACCTGGTCGAGCAAGTATCTCGACGACTGCTACCGGATCGGTGCCCGCCGCTTCGGCTGGTCGGCCCGTCGGGCCCAGCCCCGCAGCCGGGTCGACGGGCAGTGGCTAGTCGGGATGGGGATGGCCACCGCCATCTACCCGGGACGCCGGATACCGGACCCCGTCCAGGTCCGGGTCCGGCTGTTCGACGACGGCACCGCCCTGGTCTCCTCCGCCACCGCTGATCTGGGCACCGGTGCGACGACTCTGCTGGCGATCACCGGAGCCCACGAGCTGGGCATCCCGATGCGTCGGGTCAGACCCGAACTGGGTGACACCGCCCTGCCCCAGGGGGCACCGGCCGTGGGTTCCATGGCCACCGCCAGTACCGTGCCGGCGGTCGAAGCCGCCGTCCACGCTGCGGTCGCCGAACTCATCCAGGTCGCCGTCACGGATCCGCAGTCACCGTGGCATGGTGCGAACAGCGAGGAACTGACGTACGAGAAGGGGCAACTGCGGGGCAAGGGCCGCTCGATGCCCTTCGAGCGCCTGCTGACCACGGTCGGCCGTCGAAACGTCGAGGCGACCGCGACGGTCCAGCCCGGCCCGGAGGCCAGCCAGTACGAGTTCCACAGCTTCGGCGCGCACTTCTGCGAGGTCAGAGTCAACCGGTACACCGGCGAGCCCCGGGTCACCCGGTTCACCACGGTCGCGGACATCGGCCGGGTCGTGAACGCCCAGGCCGCCCGGAGCCAGATCGTCGGCGGCGTCATCTTCGGCATCGGTCACGCGCTGCTGGAGGACAACCCGCTCGAACTCGACACCGGACGGTTGGCCGCCAGCAACCTGGCCGACTACATGGTCCCCGTCAACGCCGACATTCCGGTCATCGACGTTCACTTCATCGACCGACCCGACCCCGTCGTCAACGGTCTCGGTGCGCGTGGCGTCGGTGAACTTGGCACCGTCGGGTCGGCGGCGGCGATCGGCAACGCCATCTACAACGCCACCGGGATCCGGGTGCGCGATCTCCCCATCACCCTCGACAAACTGCTGTGA
- a CDS encoding DUF397 domain-containing protein: MTEPAWRTSSRSNSNGGACVEVADNLPGRVLVRDSKDRTGGTLTFAPTAWSTFVTQVGTTHR; the protein is encoded by the coding sequence ATGACCGAGCCAGCGTGGCGCACCTCCAGCCGCAGCAACAGCAACGGCGGTGCGTGTGTCGAGGTCGCCGACAACCTGCCGGGCCGCGTGCTGGTCCGCGACAGCAAGGACCGCACCGGCGGCACCCTCACCTTCGCCCCCACCGCCTGGTCGACCTTCGTCACCCAGGTGGGCACGACCCACCGCTGA